A region from the Branchiostoma floridae strain S238N-H82 chromosome 9, Bfl_VNyyK, whole genome shotgun sequence genome encodes:
- the LOC118423031 gene encoding protein NEL-like, protein MAAGQADTRYSPTETEYGMTCALYLLLLNRKPGSVCGPHCCAGWDQVGDTCQPHCYHPCEHGTCVDTNVCECDPGWEGADCRHDIDECWYGQHACHHNCHNHEGCYTCFCDDGFQLINSTHCVASNGNTTVEPPLMTTASDSLCVTTIAATVGTATATANPQQTTTRTTTSGIRNTALTTAADVTTARRPQIATSTAAPQTSSTAPTTAVDVTTTRRSQDVTTDEQP, encoded by the exons ATGGCAGCGGGCCAGGCCGATACGCGGTATTCCCCAACAGAGACAGAATATGGCATGACGTGTGCCCTGTATTTGTTACTGCTCAACAG AAAGCCGGGCAGCGTATGCGGCCCCCATTGTTGCGCAGGGTGGGACCAAGTTGGGGACACCTGCCAGC CTCATTGCTACCACCCATGTGAACACGGAACCTGTGTAGACACAAACGTCTGCGAGTGTGATCCTGGGTGGGAAGGAGCAGACTGTAGGCACG atattgacgagtgctgGTACGGTCAACACGCCTGCCACCACAATTGTCATAACCACGAAGGCTGCTACACCTGTTTCTGTGACGACGGCTTCCAGCTCATCAACTCTACACACTGCGTCGCCTCTAACGGTAATACAACAGTTGAGCCTCCGCTGATGACAACCGCCAGTGATTCACTCTGTGTCACCACCATAGCAGCAACTGTGGGCACGGCAACAGCGACGGCGAACCCACAACAGACAACCACCAGGACAACTACAAGCGGTATACGTAACACAGCCCTAACGACAGCAGCTGACGTTACAACAGCAAGGCGACCACAGATAGCCACCAGCACCGCAGCACCACAAACAAGCTCCACAGCACCAACAACTGCAGTTGACGTTACAACAACAAGACGATCGCAGGACGTTACAACAGATG AGCAGCCTTAA
- the LOC118422435 gene encoding pro-epidermal growth factor-like isoform X1, translating to MTKDGFSVVYGVALLVVVVSFDNTSALSGPSGSVCGSQCCAGWDQVGDTCQHHCYNPCVHGTCEDTNVCKCDPGWEGHDCSHDVDECWYGTHVCHHNCSNHEGCYTCVCAVGFQLINSTHCVSSTVSNINGTTAGTPLSPTVSDSLCATTAASNVGRTTTNPLQTTTRTEDGRDVTTTRTLPVTSPVVHDNDRSPAPRGKADHHNVDMVVGVAVSAVALVLLFVSIGIFIRYKKKKVATRQEQFNRPQQPRDSFPGYSDTYWRNPDFAALHEETPGTRSPPPPYEATGGLVALAEISKSGIHHKNVVGVAIDGVPAIASNCQDNGIKPPKKVPENEYEGLKRW from the exons ATGACAAAAGACGGTTTCAGCGTTGTTTATGGTGTCGCCctgcttgttgttgtcgtgtCTTTTGATAATACGTCGGCTCTGTCTGG ACCATCGGGCAGCGTATGCGGTAGCCAGTGTTGCGCCGGATGGGACCAAGTTGGCGACACCTGCCAGC ACCATTGCTATAACCCATGTGTTCACGGCACATGTGAAGACACAAATGTCTGCAAGTGTGATCCTGGGTGGGAAGGACACGACTGTAGCCACG ATGTTGACGAGTGTTGGTACGGAACCCACGTCTGCCACCACAATTGTTCGAACCACGAAGGCTGCTACACCTGTGTCTGTGCCGTCGGCTTCCAGCTCATCAACTCTACACACTGCGTCAGCTCTACAGTATCTAACATCAACGGTACAACGGCAGGTACTCCACTGAGTCCCACCGTGAGTGATTCACTCTGCGCCACCACCGCAGCATCAAATGTGGGCAGGACAACAACAAACCCACTACAGACAACCACCAGGACTGAAGACGGCCGCGACGTTACAACAACTAGAACTCTGCCTGTTACAAGTCCCGTTGTACACGACAACGACAGAAGCCCAG CTCCAAGGGGAAAAGCAGACCACCACAACGTCGACATGGTGGTCGGAGTGGCGGTCAGCGCGGTGGCCCTGGTACTCTTGTTTGTCTCCATCGGGATTTTTATCCggtacaagaagaagaaggtagCAACCCGCCAAGAACAGTTCAATCGTCCACAGCAACCTCGTGACTCCTTTCCCGGCTACAGCGACACGTACTGGCGAAACCCCGACTTCGCAGCCCTTCACGAAGAAACGCCCGGCACGCGTAGTCCACCGCCCCCGTATGAGGCAACCGGGGGTCTTGTGGCTTTAGCTGAAATCTCCAAGAGTGGAATCCACCATAAGAATGTTGTAGGCGTTGCAATTGACGGTGTACCTGCAATTGCGAGTAATTGTCAAGATAACGGTATTAAACCACCGAAGAAAGTTCCTGAAAATGAGTATGAGGGCTTGAAGCGCTGGTGA
- the LOC118422435 gene encoding uncharacterized protein LOC118422435 isoform X2 produces MTKDGFSVVYGVALLVVVVSFDNTSALSGPSGSVCGSQCCAGWDQVGDTCQHVDECWYGTHVCHHNCSNHEGCYTCVCAVGFQLINSTHCVSSTVSNINGTTAGTPLSPTVSDSLCATTAASNVGRTTTNPLQTTTRTEDGRDVTTTRTLPVTSPVVHDNDRSPAPRGKADHHNVDMVVGVAVSAVALVLLFVSIGIFIRYKKKKVATRQEQFNRPQQPRDSFPGYSDTYWRNPDFAALHEETPGTRSPPPPYEATGGLVALAEISKSGIHHKNVVGVAIDGVPAIASNCQDNGIKPPKKVPENEYEGLKRW; encoded by the exons ATGACAAAAGACGGTTTCAGCGTTGTTTATGGTGTCGCCctgcttgttgttgtcgtgtCTTTTGATAATACGTCGGCTCTGTCTGG ACCATCGGGCAGCGTATGCGGTAGCCAGTGTTGCGCCGGATGGGACCAAGTTGGCGACACCTGCCAGC ATGTTGACGAGTGTTGGTACGGAACCCACGTCTGCCACCACAATTGTTCGAACCACGAAGGCTGCTACACCTGTGTCTGTGCCGTCGGCTTCCAGCTCATCAACTCTACACACTGCGTCAGCTCTACAGTATCTAACATCAACGGTACAACGGCAGGTACTCCACTGAGTCCCACCGTGAGTGATTCACTCTGCGCCACCACCGCAGCATCAAATGTGGGCAGGACAACAACAAACCCACTACAGACAACCACCAGGACTGAAGACGGCCGCGACGTTACAACAACTAGAACTCTGCCTGTTACAAGTCCCGTTGTACACGACAACGACAGAAGCCCAG CTCCAAGGGGAAAAGCAGACCACCACAACGTCGACATGGTGGTCGGAGTGGCGGTCAGCGCGGTGGCCCTGGTACTCTTGTTTGTCTCCATCGGGATTTTTATCCggtacaagaagaagaaggtagCAACCCGCCAAGAACAGTTCAATCGTCCACAGCAACCTCGTGACTCCTTTCCCGGCTACAGCGACACGTACTGGCGAAACCCCGACTTCGCAGCCCTTCACGAAGAAACGCCCGGCACGCGTAGTCCACCGCCCCCGTATGAGGCAACCGGGGGTCTTGTGGCTTTAGCTGAAATCTCCAAGAGTGGAATCCACCATAAGAATGTTGTAGGCGTTGCAATTGACGGTGTACCTGCAATTGCGAGTAATTGTCAAGATAACGGTATTAAACCACCGAAGAAAGTTCCTGAAAATGAGTATGAGGGCTTGAAGCGCTGGTGA